One Perognathus longimembris pacificus isolate PPM17 chromosome 2, ASM2315922v1, whole genome shotgun sequence DNA segment encodes these proteins:
- the Gpr141 gene encoding probable G-protein coupled receptor 141 isoform X2 — translation MRQGDIWKMADHNTSGNSSCDPLLTPHLSTLYSVVLLGGLAGIISILFWLVKMNSRSVTTTAVVNLVVVHGVFLLTVPFRLAYLIQGTWAFGLPFCKFVSAMLHVHMYLTFLFYVVILVIRYLTFFKGKDKVEFYRKLHAVAASTALWILVIVIVVPVVVSQYGNQEEYDEHHCFRFHKELTHDYVQIVNYMIIVFVIATVALLLGFQVFLTFSMVRRLRHSLLSHQEFWAQLKSLVFIAIILVCFLPYQIFRIYYLYVVGHSKGCNHSFASYNEIFLSVTAVSCCDLLLFVLGGSRWFKQKIIDLWNCLLCR, via the coding sequence gTGACATCTGGAAGATGGCTGACCACAACACTTCTGGGAATtcctcctgtgatcctctcctgacgCCCCATCTCAGCACACTCTACTCAGTCGTGCTCCTTGGGGGCCTGGCGGGCATCATCTCTATCTTGTTCTGGCTGGTGAAGATGAATTCCCGCTCAGTGACCACCACGGCTGTGGTTAACCTGGTGGTGGTTCACGGGGTCTTCTTGCTGACCGTGCCCTTCCGCCTGGCCTACCTGATCCAGGGCACCTGGGCATTCGGGCTGCCCTTCTGCAAATTCGTGAGTGCCATGTTGCATGTGCATATGTACCTCACCTTCCTCTTTTACGTGGTCATCCTGGTCATCAGGTATCTCACCTTCTTCAAGGGCAAGGACAAGGTGGAATTTTACCGCAAGCTGCATGCTGTGGCCGCCAGCACAGCCCTGTGGATCTTGGTCATAGTGATCGTGGTCCCAGTGGTTGTTTCTCAGTACGGGAATCAAGAAGAGTATGATGAACACCACTGCTTCAGATTCCATAAGGAACTTACCCATGACTACGTGCAGATTGTCAACTATATGATCATCGTGTTTGTCATCGCCACAGTGGCCCTTCTCCTGGGATTCCAAGTCTTCCTCACCTTTTCCATGGTGAGAAGGCTCCGCCACTCTTTACTGTCTCACCAGGAGTTCTGGGCTCAACTGAAAAGCTTAGTTTTCATAGCTATCATCCTGGTTTGTTTCCTGCCTTACCAGATCTTCAGGATCTATTACCTGTATGTGGTTGGCCACTCCAAGGGCTGTAACCACAGCTTTGCCTCTTACAATGAAATCTTCTTGAGCGTGACAGCAGTCAGCTGCTGTGACCTGCTGCTCTTTGTGTTAGGAGGGAGCCGGTGGTTTAAACAGAAGATCATTGACCTGTGGAATTGCCTCCTGTGCCGTTAG
- the Gpr141 gene encoding probable G-protein coupled receptor 141 isoform X1 — protein sequence MPVALPGGQLKGDIWKMADHNTSGNSSCDPLLTPHLSTLYSVVLLGGLAGIISILFWLVKMNSRSVTTTAVVNLVVVHGVFLLTVPFRLAYLIQGTWAFGLPFCKFVSAMLHVHMYLTFLFYVVILVIRYLTFFKGKDKVEFYRKLHAVAASTALWILVIVIVVPVVVSQYGNQEEYDEHHCFRFHKELTHDYVQIVNYMIIVFVIATVALLLGFQVFLTFSMVRRLRHSLLSHQEFWAQLKSLVFIAIILVCFLPYQIFRIYYLYVVGHSKGCNHSFASYNEIFLSVTAVSCCDLLLFVLGGSRWFKQKIIDLWNCLLCR from the exons ATGCCTGTTGCTTTACCTGGGGGCCAACTCAAAG gTGACATCTGGAAGATGGCTGACCACAACACTTCTGGGAATtcctcctgtgatcctctcctgacgCCCCATCTCAGCACACTCTACTCAGTCGTGCTCCTTGGGGGCCTGGCGGGCATCATCTCTATCTTGTTCTGGCTGGTGAAGATGAATTCCCGCTCAGTGACCACCACGGCTGTGGTTAACCTGGTGGTGGTTCACGGGGTCTTCTTGCTGACCGTGCCCTTCCGCCTGGCCTACCTGATCCAGGGCACCTGGGCATTCGGGCTGCCCTTCTGCAAATTCGTGAGTGCCATGTTGCATGTGCATATGTACCTCACCTTCCTCTTTTACGTGGTCATCCTGGTCATCAGGTATCTCACCTTCTTCAAGGGCAAGGACAAGGTGGAATTTTACCGCAAGCTGCATGCTGTGGCCGCCAGCACAGCCCTGTGGATCTTGGTCATAGTGATCGTGGTCCCAGTGGTTGTTTCTCAGTACGGGAATCAAGAAGAGTATGATGAACACCACTGCTTCAGATTCCATAAGGAACTTACCCATGACTACGTGCAGATTGTCAACTATATGATCATCGTGTTTGTCATCGCCACAGTGGCCCTTCTCCTGGGATTCCAAGTCTTCCTCACCTTTTCCATGGTGAGAAGGCTCCGCCACTCTTTACTGTCTCACCAGGAGTTCTGGGCTCAACTGAAAAGCTTAGTTTTCATAGCTATCATCCTGGTTTGTTTCCTGCCTTACCAGATCTTCAGGATCTATTACCTGTATGTGGTTGGCCACTCCAAGGGCTGTAACCACAGCTTTGCCTCTTACAATGAAATCTTCTTGAGCGTGACAGCAGTCAGCTGCTGTGACCTGCTGCTCTTTGTGTTAGGAGGGAGCCGGTGGTTTAAACAGAAGATCATTGACCTGTGGAATTGCCTCCTGTGCCGTTAG